From a single Brassica oleracea var. oleracea cultivar TO1000 chromosome C5, BOL, whole genome shotgun sequence genomic region:
- the LOC106343996 gene encoding uncharacterized hydrolase YugF isoform X1, with the protein MLSSATATAARIDRPMLKRPFKVVAVKFPKFLPRDVERIRDTFALKLAARIERLPVQVSFSEDRIMSSCVTPLMRKETSPVVLLHGFDSSCLEWRYTYPLLEEAGLETWAFDILGWGFSDLEKLPPCDVASKREHFYKFWKTHIERPVVLVGPSLGAAVAIDIAVNHPEAVESLVLMDASVYSEGTGNLATLPKAAAYAGVYLLKSVPLRLYANFLCFNGVSLETKWDWTKIGRLHCLYPWWEDAAVSFMTSGGYNITSLIKKVSQKTLIVWGEDDQIISNKLAWRLHGELPNASVKQISDCGHLPHVEKPAAAAKLITEFVRETFQCKEVESIS; encoded by the exons ATGCTCTCATCAGCGACAGCGACGGCGGCGCGGATTGATCGGCCGATGTTGAAACGTCCGTTCAAAGTGGTGGCGGTGAAATTTCCGAAGTTTCTGCCGAGAGATGTTGAGAGAATCAGAGACACGTTTGCTCTAAAGCTGGCAGCCAGAATCGAGAGGCTTCCCGTACAA GTGAGCTTCTCGGAAGATAGAATCATGAGCAGCTGCGTGACGCCGCTGATGCGGAAAGAGACGAGTCCTGTCGTGCTTCTTCACGGTTTTGATAG TTCTTGTTTAGAGTGGAGATACACTTATCCATTGCTGGAAGAAGCCGGTTTGGAGACTTGGGCATTTGATATCCTTGGTTGGGGATTTTCTGATTTAGAGAAACTTCCACCGTGTGATGTAGCTTCTAAAAGAGAGCATTTTTACAAG TTTTGGAAGACTCATATTGAAAGGCCCGTGGTTTTGGTTGGGCCTAGCCTCGGTGCTGCTGTTGCTATAGACATTGCTGTCAACCATCCTGAAGCG GTTGAGTCTTTGGTTTTAATGGACGCAAGTGTTTATTCAGAAGGTACTGGAAACTTGGCAACTTTGCCCAAAGCAGCAGCTTATGCTGGA GTATATCTACTCAAGAGTGTTCCATTGAGGCTGTATGCAAACTTCCTTTGCTTCAATGGTGTCTCATTGGAAACTAAATGGGACTGGACAAAG ATTGGTCGCTTGCATTGTTTGTATCCTTGGTGGGAAGATGCAGCTGTTAGTTTCATGACTAGCGGAGGATACAACATTACTTCTCTTATTAAAAAG GTTTCACAGAAGACACTGATAGTATGGGGAGAGGATGACCAAATCATTAGCAACAAACTCGCTTGG AGACTACATGGAGAGTTACCTAACGCAAGTGTGAAACAAATATCAGACTGTGGACATCTTCCTCACGTCGAAAAACCAGCTGCTGCAGCTAAACTGATCACAGAGTTTGTTAGAGAGACTTTCCAGTGTAAAGAGGTTGAAAGTATATCTTAG
- the LOC106343996 gene encoding uncharacterized hydrolase YugF isoform X2, translated as MLSSATATAARIDRPMLKRPFKVVAVKFPKFLPRDVERIRDTFALKLAARIERLPVSFSEDRIMSSCVTPLMRKETSPVVLLHGFDSSCLEWRYTYPLLEEAGLETWAFDILGWGFSDLEKLPPCDVASKREHFYKFWKTHIERPVVLVGPSLGAAVAIDIAVNHPEAVESLVLMDASVYSEGTGNLATLPKAAAYAGVYLLKSVPLRLYANFLCFNGVSLETKWDWTKIGRLHCLYPWWEDAAVSFMTSGGYNITSLIKKVSQKTLIVWGEDDQIISNKLAWRLHGELPNASVKQISDCGHLPHVEKPAAAAKLITEFVRETFQCKEVESIS; from the exons ATGCTCTCATCAGCGACAGCGACGGCGGCGCGGATTGATCGGCCGATGTTGAAACGTCCGTTCAAAGTGGTGGCGGTGAAATTTCCGAAGTTTCTGCCGAGAGATGTTGAGAGAATCAGAGACACGTTTGCTCTAAAGCTGGCAGCCAGAATCGAGAGGCTTCCC GTGAGCTTCTCGGAAGATAGAATCATGAGCAGCTGCGTGACGCCGCTGATGCGGAAAGAGACGAGTCCTGTCGTGCTTCTTCACGGTTTTGATAG TTCTTGTTTAGAGTGGAGATACACTTATCCATTGCTGGAAGAAGCCGGTTTGGAGACTTGGGCATTTGATATCCTTGGTTGGGGATTTTCTGATTTAGAGAAACTTCCACCGTGTGATGTAGCTTCTAAAAGAGAGCATTTTTACAAG TTTTGGAAGACTCATATTGAAAGGCCCGTGGTTTTGGTTGGGCCTAGCCTCGGTGCTGCTGTTGCTATAGACATTGCTGTCAACCATCCTGAAGCG GTTGAGTCTTTGGTTTTAATGGACGCAAGTGTTTATTCAGAAGGTACTGGAAACTTGGCAACTTTGCCCAAAGCAGCAGCTTATGCTGGA GTATATCTACTCAAGAGTGTTCCATTGAGGCTGTATGCAAACTTCCTTTGCTTCAATGGTGTCTCATTGGAAACTAAATGGGACTGGACAAAG ATTGGTCGCTTGCATTGTTTGTATCCTTGGTGGGAAGATGCAGCTGTTAGTTTCATGACTAGCGGAGGATACAACATTACTTCTCTTATTAAAAAG GTTTCACAGAAGACACTGATAGTATGGGGAGAGGATGACCAAATCATTAGCAACAAACTCGCTTGG AGACTACATGGAGAGTTACCTAACGCAAGTGTGAAACAAATATCAGACTGTGGACATCTTCCTCACGTCGAAAAACCAGCTGCTGCAGCTAAACTGATCACAGAGTTTGTTAGAGAGACTTTCCAGTGTAAAGAGGTTGAAAGTATATCTTAG
- the LOC106343997 gene encoding PLASMODESMATA CALLOSE-BINDING PROTEIN 4, producing the protein MKVFLGLLLLLALITPSSAIYCLCNDGIGEKELQTAIDYACGTLADCNPIQEKGPCYQPITVKSHCDWAVNSYFQNAAQVSGSCNFSGTATTNLNPPSNLATGCIFPSSPSSAGPPPSTTPPAGPTPPPTGPTPPAGPATPVGPATPTPTNGTTTFPGAPPAPSPPGTGGFTPSNGASSLVISSVLTLCFSSLAFL; encoded by the exons ATGAAAGTATTTCTAGGTCTCTTGCTTCTCTTGGCCTTGATAACACCTTCAA GTGCAATTTACTGTCTCTGCAACGATGGGATAGGAGAGAAAGAGCTTCAAACAGCAATAGACTATGCATGTGGAACCTTAGCAGATTGTAATCCAATCCAAGAGAAGGGTCCTTGTTATCAACCAATCACAGTCAAAAGCCACTGTGATTGGGCTGTTAACAGCTACTTCCAGAACGCAGCTCAAGTCTCAGGAAGCTGCAACTTCTCTGGAACTGCTACTACCAATCTAAACCCACCTTCCA ATTTGGCTACTGGTTGCATATTTCCTTCAAGCCCAAG CTCTGCAGGGCCGCCTCCTTCAACTACACCACCAGCTGGACCAACACCACCACCAACTGGACCAACACCACCAGCAGGACCAGCAACACCAGTGGGACCAGCAACACCAACTCCGACAAACGGAACTACTACATTTCCAGGAGCTCCTCCTGCGCCTAGTCCACCCGGAACCGGAGGCTTTACTCCAAGCAATGGTGCTTCTAGTTTGGTCATTTCCTCTGTTTTAACACTCTGCTTCTCATCACTAGCGTTTCTGTGA